From the genome of Thermococcus chitonophagus, one region includes:
- the bgaS gene encoding beta-galactosidase BgaS yields the protein MKFYWGVVQSAFQFEMGDPYRRNIDSRSDWWIWVRDPYNIKNELVSGDLPEEGINNYDLYEIDHRLAKNLGLNAYQLTIEWSRIFPCPTFSVDVSIEQDGYGFIKKIKIRKEHLEQLDELANKREVQHYMDVLKNLKKLGFTTFVTLNHQTNPVWIHDPIEVRANIEKARARGWVDEKAIIEFAKFVAYVAWKFDEYVDYWATFDEPMVTAELGYLAPYVGWPPGILNPTAAKKVILNQVIAHARAYDSIKKFSDKPVGIILNIIPAYPLNPNNPKDQKAAENYDLFHNRLFLEAVNKGRLDIEISGEYVKIPHLKRNDWIGNNYYTREVVKYIEPRYEELPLVSFVGVEGYGYSGNPNSVSPDNNPTSDFGWEVFPRGLYDSTAEAYEYNKNVFITENGIADSKDILRPRYIVDHVKEVKNLIENGIKVGGYFHWALTDNYEWAMGFKIRFGLYEVDLITKERIPRRKSVETYKKVVEEGIE from the coding sequence ATGAAATTCTATTGGGGAGTTGTTCAATCGGCATTCCAATTCGAAATGGGAGATCCTTATAGAAGGAATATCGACTCAAGAAGCGACTGGTGGATATGGGTTCGTGATCCTTATAACATCAAAAATGAGCTTGTTAGTGGAGATCTCCCAGAGGAAGGAATAAACAACTATGATCTCTATGAGATTGATCATAGGCTAGCGAAGAATCTAGGTTTAAACGCATATCAGCTGACAATAGAGTGGAGCAGAATTTTTCCATGCCCAACATTCAGCGTTGATGTAAGTATAGAGCAAGATGGTTATGGCTTCATAAAGAAAATCAAGATAAGGAAAGAGCATCTCGAACAACTCGACGAGCTCGCAAATAAGAGAGAAGTACAACATTACATGGATGTACTAAAAAACCTGAAAAAATTAGGCTTTACAACATTTGTAACTCTCAATCATCAAACTAATCCAGTATGGATTCATGACCCTATTGAAGTTAGAGCGAACATAGAAAAGGCAAGAGCAAGAGGATGGGTCGATGAAAAGGCAATAATAGAGTTTGCAAAGTTTGTAGCATATGTAGCATGGAAGTTTGATGAGTACGTAGACTACTGGGCAACCTTTGATGAGCCAATGGTAACCGCAGAGCTGGGTTATCTGGCCCCTTATGTAGGATGGCCCCCAGGGATACTAAATCCAACTGCCGCTAAGAAGGTAATTCTAAATCAAGTGATAGCACATGCTAGAGCTTATGATTCAATTAAGAAGTTCTCAGATAAGCCAGTAGGGATAATCCTAAATATAATACCAGCATATCCCCTTAACCCGAATAATCCAAAAGACCAAAAAGCTGCAGAGAATTATGATTTATTCCACAACAGGCTATTCTTAGAGGCGGTGAACAAGGGAAGACTCGATATAGAGATATCTGGAGAGTATGTAAAAATACCTCACTTAAAGAGAAACGACTGGATAGGGAATAACTATTATACGAGAGAAGTTGTGAAGTATATAGAGCCAAGATACGAAGAATTACCTCTTGTTTCATTTGTCGGAGTTGAGGGATACGGATACTCAGGAAATCCAAACAGTGTATCTCCCGACAATAATCCAACAAGCGATTTTGGATGGGAAGTATTCCCAAGGGGTCTTTATGACTCGACGGCAGAGGCATATGAGTATAACAAGAACGTTTTCATAACTGAGAATGGCATTGCGGATTCAAAAGACATCCTAAGGCCAAGGTATATCGTTGACCATGTTAAGGAGGTTAAAAACCTCATAGAGAACGGAATAAAAGTGGGTGGATACTTCCACTGGGCTTTAACGGACAATTATGAATGGGCTATGGGATTCAAGATAAGGTTTGGACTCTATGAAGTTGATCTCATAACAAAGGAGAGGATTCCAAGAAGAAAGAGCGTTGAGACTTATAAGAAGGTTGTTGAGGAGGGGATTGAATGA
- a CDS encoding ABC transporter substrate-binding protein, whose amino-acid sequence MKKYLATMLVALFFLSTVGVVAAQEELPREQTLYTANSAPPTNANPIQGGNIIPIAGLVFEPLFMLNFMKTELVPWLAEYGKWVKPNVFEVKLREGTKWQDGKPLTAEDVKFSFEYYQKVGLKDWSKYGLQEIKVVDDRTVQFIFKETPNVWAWRNELYSVLILPEHIFKNIDPQKVKTMTFLGDEQKYLVGSGAYKVYKVIPQQKAIFIRNDDWWGAKYFGLPAPKYIVQLYVGSNDQAANMFLKGDLDVGTYYVDIVELKKKNPHIVSWLDRPPYFPPVVPVIMYFNTKHKPLDNPLVRKAIAEAICPAQIVKQGPISDLPDQTPLGNVMKPWKEKIGVDQLIKEYGWKYCDPVDAAKLLDEAGIKDTDGDGWREYNGKDLVLTFAACGPCSDWMQAVEIVVNQLKAIGIKVDVKKYDWGTMVSKQQAGDFDLTMHWAGTFKPDPYSVYYDLMYYKNESDKGGANFGNYYNPEANQLLDELAKTSDEAKQVELLRELTKIWLKDVPAVPLYMGTLFYEANTQYWANWPNAENPYSVPIFWPGFGTWGTALAFLGVRPAKAVGPETTTVVQTQTVEKTQTVEKTQTVEKTQTVEKTVTVTQTASPTQTKGGICGPAAILALAAVPLLLRRRRL is encoded by the coding sequence ATGAAAAAGTACCTAGCCACAATGTTGGTGGCCTTGTTCTTCCTCAGTACCGTTGGGGTAGTAGCTGCCCAAGAAGAACTTCCAAGAGAGCAAACCCTTTATACAGCAAACTCAGCCCCACCAACAAACGCAAACCCTATCCAGGGAGGTAACATAATCCCAATAGCTGGTCTGGTTTTCGAGCCACTCTTCATGCTTAACTTCATGAAGACGGAACTTGTCCCATGGCTTGCTGAATATGGAAAGTGGGTTAAGCCAAATGTCTTTGAGGTTAAACTCAGAGAAGGTACCAAGTGGCAGGATGGTAAGCCCCTTACAGCTGAAGATGTTAAATTCTCATTTGAGTACTACCAGAAGGTCGGTCTTAAGGACTGGTCAAAGTATGGCCTTCAGGAGATAAAAGTCGTTGACGATAGAACCGTCCAGTTCATATTCAAGGAGACCCCCAACGTTTGGGCATGGAGGAATGAGCTCTACAGCGTTCTAATTCTGCCAGAGCACATCTTCAAGAACATCGACCCGCAGAAAGTTAAGACCATGACCTTCCTCGGCGATGAGCAGAAGTACCTTGTCGGTTCAGGTGCCTACAAGGTCTACAAGGTTATACCTCAGCAGAAGGCAATCTTCATTAGGAACGATGACTGGTGGGGTGCAAAGTACTTCGGCCTACCAGCTCCAAAGTACATCGTCCAGCTCTACGTTGGTTCAAACGACCAGGCGGCTAACATGTTCCTTAAGGGAGACCTTGACGTAGGTACCTACTATGTCGACATCGTCGAGCTCAAGAAGAAGAACCCACACATCGTCAGCTGGCTTGACAGGCCACCATACTTCCCACCAGTTGTTCCAGTTATAATGTACTTCAACACCAAGCACAAGCCACTTGACAACCCACTCGTCAGGAAGGCCATAGCTGAGGCCATCTGTCCAGCACAGATCGTCAAGCAGGGACCAATAAGCGATCTCCCAGACCAGACCCCGCTCGGTAACGTCATGAAGCCATGGAAGGAGAAGATCGGCGTTGACCAGCTAATTAAGGAGTACGGATGGAAGTACTGTGACCCAGTTGATGCAGCAAAGCTCCTCGATGAGGCTGGAATCAAGGACACAGATGGAGATGGCTGGAGAGAGTACAACGGTAAGGATCTCGTCCTAACGTTCGCTGCATGTGGTCCATGTAGCGACTGGATGCAGGCCGTAGAGATTGTCGTCAACCAACTCAAGGCTATCGGAATCAAGGTTGACGTTAAGAAGTACGACTGGGGTACAATGGTCAGCAAGCAGCAGGCTGGAGACTTTGACCTTACCATGCACTGGGCTGGAACATTCAAGCCAGATCCATACAGCGTCTACTACGACTTAATGTACTACAAGAACGAGAGCGACAAGGGTGGAGCCAACTTTGGTAACTACTACAACCCAGAGGCTAACCAGCTTCTAGACGAGCTCGCTAAGACCTCAGACGAGGCCAAGCAGGTTGAGCTCCTCAGAGAGCTAACCAAGATCTGGCTTAAGGACGTTCCAGCAGTTCCACTCTACATGGGTACCTTGTTCTACGAGGCAAACACCCAGTACTGGGCTAACTGGCCAAACGCTGAGAACCCATACAGTGTCCCAATATTCTGGCCAGGCTTCGGTACCTGGGGTACAGCACTTGCATTCCTTGGTGTCAGGCCAGCTAAGGCAGTCGGCCCAGAGACAACTACCGTAGTCCAGACCCAGACCGTCGAGAAGACCCAGACGGTAGAGAAGACCCAGACCGTTGAAAAGACACAGACTGTTGAAAAGACTGTCACAGTGACCCAGACAGCATCGCCAACTCAGACTAAGGGAGGTATCTGTGGTCCAGCAGCAATTCTGGCCCTAGCGGCAGTACCACTCCTCCTGAGAAGGAGGAGGCTCTGA
- a CDS encoding ABC transporter permease, giving the protein MGFKNYLKRKIVVYLLTFFFAVTLNWLLPRLMPGNPIEIMINSALGLSPQERQTLLQFYEELYGLNKPLYAQFISFWKSLLTGNLGYSILYRAPVTDLIKHALPYDIAILLPAIVLSWIIGNWLGALAGKNKKYDKYVMPLFYFLASIPYFWFAMLLVYVVGVKLGWLPYQGAYSPDLVPSLSLTFIADFLKHWILPFLSLFIVMIGSWAIGMRNMIIYELEADYVRYLEALGASEKLMTKHAYRNAILPQVTGLALQLGLMVAGAIATEIVFNYPGVGVLLMRAALSQDYFLLQGGFLMIVIAVLVANFVIDIVYAFIDPRVRVSYTEG; this is encoded by the coding sequence ATGGGATTTAAAAACTATCTCAAAAGAAAAATCGTCGTTTATCTTTTGACGTTTTTCTTCGCTGTTACTCTGAACTGGCTCCTTCCAAGATTAATGCCTGGTAACCCTATAGAAATTATGATAAACTCTGCTTTGGGATTGTCTCCCCAAGAGAGACAGACATTGTTGCAATTTTATGAAGAGTTATATGGGTTAAATAAGCCCCTTTATGCTCAGTTTATAAGTTTCTGGAAATCACTGCTGACCGGGAATCTTGGGTATAGTATCCTTTATAGAGCCCCGGTCACAGATTTAATCAAGCATGCTCTCCCTTATGATATCGCAATACTGCTTCCAGCAATAGTTCTAAGCTGGATAATTGGTAACTGGCTGGGTGCATTAGCAGGAAAGAACAAGAAATACGACAAGTATGTAATGCCACTGTTCTACTTCCTAGCAAGCATCCCATACTTTTGGTTTGCAATGTTGCTTGTCTATGTAGTGGGTGTCAAGTTGGGATGGCTTCCATACCAGGGAGCATACAGCCCTGACCTAGTTCCTAGCTTGTCTCTAACATTCATAGCAGATTTCTTAAAACACTGGATACTTCCATTCTTGAGCCTCTTTATAGTCATGATCGGTAGCTGGGCCATAGGAATGAGGAACATGATAATCTATGAGCTTGAGGCTGACTACGTCAGGTACCTTGAGGCTCTAGGTGCAAGCGAGAAGTTAATGACCAAGCATGCTTACAGAAATGCAATTCTGCCCCAGGTTACTGGACTTGCCCTTCAATTAGGTCTAATGGTTGCCGGAGCTATTGCCACTGAAATAGTCTTCAACTACCCCGGGGTTGGCGTTCTATTAATGCGTGCAGCACTTAGCCAGGACTACTTCCTCCTCCAGGGCGGTTTTCTAATGATAGTTATAGCCGTTCTAGTGGCAAACTTCGTGATAGACATAGTGTATGCATTCATCGATCCACGTGTTAGGGTTAGCTACACGGAGGGATGA
- a CDS encoding ABC transporter permease encodes MELVKLAFKNNKFKFGFALIVFFIIFGLVGPLFTPFASDGLYYEQVGKIKLASYSTKTLPPMTRENITTYTGKTVEVLHILGTDKEGRDVYTELVYGLRTSLWIAFLAAIIGTILGITIGFVSGYKGGLVDELLMMFVNIMLVIPSIVLLILVAAYLEARSPAVQALIIGLTNWPWVARSVRAQTLSLKNREFVNLSRLTGLSDLRIIFEDIMPNMISYIVMVGILQISGAILASATLDFIGLGPTTMVSLGTILQKAIMHNALQFGWWWWFIPPGLIITLIITALFFINLGMEEVFNPRLRRE; translated from the coding sequence ATGGAGCTAGTTAAGCTGGCATTTAAGAACAACAAGTTCAAATTTGGATTTGCTTTAATTGTCTTTTTCATAATATTTGGTCTAGTTGGCCCACTGTTCACGCCCTTCGCGAGTGACGGTCTGTATTATGAGCAAGTAGGTAAAATCAAGCTTGCTTCATATTCAACTAAGACTCTCCCACCAATGACTAGGGAGAATATAACCACATACACAGGAAAAACCGTCGAAGTCCTCCACATCCTGGGAACCGACAAGGAGGGAAGGGATGTCTACACGGAGCTCGTGTACGGTTTAAGAACCTCACTATGGATTGCATTCCTTGCGGCAATAATTGGAACTATCCTGGGAATAACGATAGGTTTCGTCTCAGGTTACAAAGGCGGTCTAGTTGACGAGCTACTCATGATGTTCGTTAACATAATGCTGGTCATCCCTTCAATAGTCCTCCTGATCCTAGTTGCCGCATACCTCGAAGCAAGAAGCCCAGCAGTACAGGCCCTGATTATAGGTCTAACAAACTGGCCATGGGTAGCTAGGTCTGTTAGAGCTCAGACACTTTCTCTCAAAAACAGAGAATTCGTGAACCTCTCAAGGCTAACGGGCCTCTCGGACCTCAGGATAATCTTCGAGGACATAATGCCGAACATGATATCGTACATAGTCATGGTTGGTATCCTCCAGATCAGTGGTGCAATTTTAGCATCAGCTACACTTGACTTCATAGGTCTAGGTCCAACGACAATGGTGTCCCTGGGAACTATACTCCAGAAGGCAATAATGCACAATGCCCTTCAGTTCGGCTGGTGGTGGTGGTTCATCCCGCCAGGGCTCATAATAACCCTGATAATCACGGCATTGTTCTTCATCAACCTCGGAATGGAGGAAGTGTTCAATCCTCGTTTGAGGAGGGAGTGA